Genomic segment of Panicum virgatum strain AP13 chromosome 9N, P.virgatum_v5, whole genome shotgun sequence:
GGCGACCTGGAGCTGGCCGCCGGCACGCTCGGCTACAGCTTCGCCAATGTCACCGGCTTCGCCGTCCTCACCGGCCTCTGCGGCGCCATGGAGCCCATCTGCGGCCAGGCGCACGGCGCCAGGAACGTGCCCCTCCTCCGCCGGACGCTCGTCATGGCCACCCTCCTGCTCCTCGCAGCCTCCGTCCCCATCGCGCTCCTCTGGGTGCGCGTCGACGCCGTCCTCCTGCGCTTCGGCCAGCAGCCCGACATCGCCGCCACGGCCAGGACCTACGTGCTCTGCCTCCTCCCGGACCTCGCCGTCACCTCCTTGCTCAGCCCGCTCAAGGCCTACCTCAGCTCGCAGGAGGTGACGCTCCCCAcgctgctggccgccgccctGGGCCTCGCCCTCCACATCCCGCTCACCATCTGCCTCTCCGCGAGGATGGGCATCCGGGGCGTGGCCGCTGCCGTCTGGCTCAGCGACCTCGCCGtggcggccatgctcgccgcctACGTGGTCGCGtacgagctccgccgccgcggggacacCAGCAGCAGCTGCGGCGGTCGCGGATCCTGCAGCTGGGTGGCGCTGCTCCGGCTGGCGCTGCCCTGCTGCCTCAACACGTGCCTCGAGTGGTGGTCCTACGAGATCCTGGTGCTCCTGACAGGGCGCTTGCCCGACGCGCGCCGCATGGTGGCTGTCGTCGCCGTCACGCTCAACTTCGATTACCTCCTCTTCGCCGGCATGCTTTCCCTGTCAGTGAGCGCCTCCGTGCGCGTGTCCAACGAGCTGGGCGCGGGGGACGCGCCCctggcgcgccgcgccgccagggTGTcgatggcgggcggcgcggtggccggcgtggCGGGCGGGCTGGTTATGctggcggcacggcggccgtGGGCGCGCATGTACACGCGCAGCCCGGAGGTCCGCGACGGCGTGGCGAGCGCCATGAAGGTGATGGCGGCGCTGGAGTTGGTGAACTTCCCGCTGAACGTGTGCGGCGGCATCGTGCGGGGCACGGCGCGGCCGGTGCTGGGCATGTACGCGGTGGTCGGCGGCTTCTACGTGGTGGCGCTGCCGGTGGGCGTGGCGCTGGGGTTCAAGGCCCGGCTGGGGCTGGAGGGCCTCCTGGCGGGATTCCTTGTGGGCGCCGCGGCGAGCCTGGCGGTGCTCGTGACGGTGATCGCGTGCATGGActgggcggcggaggcggacaaGGCGCGGAGGCGGGCCGGCGGGGACAGCGCCGTTCGCGAGGACGACAGCAACAAGGAGCAATCGTCAGACTGCAACTGCAATGCAGTTTGTTAGTTTAGGAGTTATAGTGCTAGTTAGTTAGGCCATGCCATGCCAAGATGTTGCACTGCAGTTGGCACAATAGCACTGGACTGGGCTGTACATTCTCGAGTTCAGTTCAGCTCTCCTCTCAGCTAGCTTCCCCTCTCTGTCAATCATCCATCCATCCTAATAGCGGTAAGTCCTTCCCTCTCCGCCAGATCCTCTACTGCCTTCCTTCGTTTCAAACTGCAAGTCATTCCAACCTTTCCAGAGAGTCAAATTATTTCTACGATTGACCAAAATTATTATAGAAAAGATAACAAAGATCTATAGCAGTAAATAGAAAAACTATGAAGTACTAATAATACTTATTTGTATTATAAATATTACTactttattatataaatttgatcagacttaaaacttaaaatattttgactctccaaaaaaaattagagTTACATACAATAGGAGACGGAGGGAGGAGTAGCTAACTAAACTACTGCAGCTATACATGTTTTCATATACATGGGGTAGTAAATTCAAGTTGGGGCGGCTTAAAGAAAAgctagcccagcccagcccagcccaactaTGCCGAAATTGGCCTGCTTTGGCCCAGGTGAGTGGTTGTTTTCTCTTGGTCgtcgtccttctcctcctcgcgACCGACACCGACCTTGGGCTGGCTCCCCCATCCAGATGGCCGCGCACCTGGTATCCTGCTGCCTCCCCggggcctccacctcctctcgcgccacggccgccgcagcctcctcttcctcgccgCCTAGCTCCAACTTGAAGCCAGCCAATAGCAGGGGGTACCAGACAAGAATGGGCCGAAGGTATCTGTCTATCCCAATCCTCAGGGCTCGCTCTATCTTCCATTCGTCATGACTAACTGTACTGTTCCCTTTTTACCATTTCTTCCGAGGGAAGAGACTTTGTGCTCAGGAGTAGTGAGCTCGCCACGCTCGCCGCCATCTTCCACTTCAGGTTCCGTCCTTTAACACCACCTTAATTGCATCTGGATGCAGTTACCTGCTCTGCCCCTCTTTCGCAAAACATAACCCACCATCACCTGCCTGGTTCATAGTTCCATGAATTTGTCACGAGCCAGTGCAATGCACTACTTCTCCCACTCAATAATTTTGGGACTTTTTGGATCTGCACCTGCCAGCTATTGATTGATCAAAGCAACACTACCAACTAGAGGAATGCAATGCAATTGATAAAATGTTTGTTGTTGCTATGTATGTTTCCCTTCATCCTGTTGCCCCAGTGGCACCAAACCAACCTACCTTGGTGTTCAGAAGAATCCTCCATCCCTTGCTTTGTGCCCTGCAACCAACAACTGCGTATCAACATCCGAGGAAATAAGCGACTCAAATCACTATGCCCCTCCATGGTAAGCTGTTATTATCCCAACTTTCTCcgactctgctgctgcttttCACTCTTTACTCTCTTTTATGGGTGTACAACTCACTCCATATGTCCAAACTCCGATCACATCAACTCCTTATTCCTGGCAATGTAACAAGCAAGCAACTATCATGAGCCATTTTAACTGTTTTCTCGCAAAAGGCAACTCCAGTCTCGGATCTTCCTATGTTTTTTTGCTGAACCAAATGTGTACACATTACTCACCAAGTGCTCCTGCAAAACATTAAAAGAATACTGTGTGGACCTAGCAACAAATATCAGAGATGCATTCACATTGCAGAGTAGATGAACATGATATTTGTTCAGGAACTACAATCCCAAGGATGGCCGCAGGGGTAAATCCATAAGCAAAGAGGAGGCCATGAAAGAGCTCATTGAAGTGGTGAGTAACTGAGCACAATCATGATGGCACAAACACTCCAAAACAAAgagatgattttttttccttctactGCCTAGGAATTTGATACTCCTTGCAACCTCTGGTATTTAGTTGGAAATTTAGAGCTTTTGTAATGATTGTCAGGTCATGAAAACAAAGCCGGACAACTTCACTCCTCGCATCGTGGAGAAAACAGACGATTATGTTCGTGTTGAATATGAGAGTCCAATATTTGGGGTAATGTCTTGTTTCCCCTTCCCTTGTAAGACAATCTAAACGCTTCGATGTGCGCAAATTTCTTGACAGCTTTCTTTTTTCCCCATTGTTCCATGATGCAGTTTGTAGATGATGTGGAGTTCTGGTTCCCTCCTGGCAACAAACCAATTGTTCAGTACCGGTCAGCATCTCGGTCAGGATTTATCGACTTCAATGCCAATAAGAAGAGAGTAAAGGTAAGGGTGCTGCTACTGGCTACTGCTATCAACCATTTGTGTGGGTTAGATTCGTGGGTTAAAATGAAGTAGCGGGCCCCTGGTAGTTGATGAGATGATCATCCCTGTTGGACGTCAGGAGCTGAGATTGGCATTGGAAAAGAAGGGCTGGGATTCAGAAAGCAACTTCTGAAGGATGGAAGTGGTACTGCAGACAGGGGTTGAATACTGGTATGGCACTCTTGCTGATCTtacgggaaaaaaaaagaaaaataattttcatgacaTTTTGCAAACTTTAGGCTATGCCATAATAATGCTGTATTTGTGTGTCGTCAGGCGGAATGAGGCTCACATGTGTCTGGCTCTGGACTACTGCAGTAGAGAGTAGTAAGCTCCCTCGCAACGATGCTCCTTCACATGACATGTctgtctctgtgtgtgtgtgtgtgtgttccttttaACACTCCACATGAGATGAGAATGAGATGGATAGGCTGAGGAGGGTTGTGATATTTTTATTATGCGATACTGTAagcattttttttctccaaaacgcaggagagctgcgcttcattgcattttgcattaagatagaaggggaaaaaaggctatgatGCAAACACATTACATGCATATAAATACTAAAATACTCCGTTGAAGATATGTGTACGGGTTGGTGGTTCATCTGGAGTTTCCCTTGGTGTAATCGGTAGCATACAGACATACAGTATGTTGGTGGTGTGGGTGCACCGTATCACAATGGAATCTCGTAGATCCAGGTGCCTGTCAGTCAGTGGTGCCTGCCTTGGCCCGTTGCACGCAACTGAGAGAGGAAGATCCTGAAGATCTCTGTTTGTGGAAATCCAATTCCACAAGTTTCTGTTTTTCATCTGGAAAGTTTCTCTTGGACCGTTTTGTCACCTGCTGTGAAGTGATGGTGCCACATTTCCTTGCTtggaaacacacacacacacacacaaggaAGGAATGGGCCAATAAGGCTATCTCCAACAGAGCATCCAAACGGTGATCCAAACCCAAAAAAGATCGCGCACagtgtttttacctaccaaacACAGACTCCAACAGACGACCCAAACAGAGCACCCATTTTCGGTACCGGGCAAGCTGGAACGCAAATTTGCGTCCTCAGCCTCCACGACGCATTCTCTGGCCAGGCGTCGGGGTGGAGCCGGCGAGGCGAGCTGAGCTCGCGGCGGGGAGCAGCCGGCGGAGTAGATCCGTGCAGCGGCaatggaggcggcgggcggccaccTGCTGAGCATCGAGGCACTCGCGCCACCGCTGGGGCCGCGCCCGCCCTccgccggagcagcagcagcactccGCTAGGGCCCGGAGcagtcggcggcggagggcagCCGCAGCGGGGAGCagccggcggggggggggggggggcatccgCGGCGGGGAGCAGCCAGTGGAGGGGGGTAGCCGCCGGCGGGGAAGAGAATTTTGCGTCTGCTATGTTGGAGGGGGGAGAAGATATGTTTTGGGTCCGTGACCCTTGTACTGTGTGTCACCTAAAACCATC
This window contains:
- the LOC120687391 gene encoding protein DETOXIFICATION 56-like — translated: MPMTLAAVAAEVRAQRGIALPLIAMNLTWFAKLAVTTAFLGRLGDLELAAGTLGYSFANVTGFAVLTGLCGAMEPICGQAHGARNVPLLRRTLVMATLLLLAASVPIALLWVRVDAVLLRFGQQPDIAATARTYVLCLLPDLAVTSLLSPLKAYLSSQEVTLPTLLAAALGLALHIPLTICLSARMGIRGVAAAVWLSDLAVAAMLAAYVVAYELRRRGDTSSSCGGRGSCSWVALLRLALPCCLNTCLEWWSYEILVLLTGRLPDARRMVAVVAVTLNFDYLLFAGMLSLSVSASVRVSNELGAGDAPLARRAARVSMAGGAVAGVAGGLVMLAARRPWARMYTRSPEVRDGVASAMKVMAALELVNFPLNVCGGIVRGTARPVLGMYAVVGGFYVVALPVGVALGFKARLGLEGLLAGFLVGAAASLAVLVTVIACMDWAAEADKARRRAGGDSAVREDDSNKEQSSDCNCNAVC
- the LOC120693016 gene encoding uncharacterized protein LOC120693016, whose translation is MAAHLGRDFVLRSSELATLAAIFHFRNYNPKDGRRGKSISKEEAMKELIEVVMKTKPDNFTPRIVEKTDDYVRVEYESPIFGFVDDVEFWFPPGNKPIVQYRSASRSGFIDFNANKKRVKELRLALEKKGWDSESNF